One stretch of Croceibacterium atlanticum DNA includes these proteins:
- a CDS encoding SufD family Fe-S cluster assembly protein, whose protein sequence is MSGMTLPTRKDEEWRYADFAVVQNFTPERFDQWREIDVPAGEAFRECFLLDGTEPDMRRMRVTLGEGATCEMFAVNSCADYARMEVVVRMARGAHFEFGGVTIGGGDVTREFVTRIEHAEPEATSNQVVRSVHWGRAIGNFLGRIDVVRDAQKTDAAQDFKGLLLEKGATANAKPELEIYADDVKCAHGAAIGQLDEQARFYMAARGLTPETARKLLIRAFVADAFTALEDEAAQEQMLEAALAPLGEAL, encoded by the coding sequence ATGAGCGGAATGACACTCCCCACCCGCAAGGACGAGGAATGGCGCTACGCCGATTTTGCCGTGGTGCAGAATTTCACGCCCGAACGCTTCGACCAATGGCGCGAGATTGACGTGCCGGCGGGAGAGGCCTTCCGCGAATGCTTCCTGCTCGACGGCACGGAACCCGATATGCGCCGGATGCGCGTGACCCTGGGCGAAGGCGCCACTTGCGAGATGTTCGCGGTCAATTCCTGCGCCGATTATGCGCGCATGGAAGTGGTGGTGCGCATGGCCCGGGGTGCGCATTTTGAATTTGGCGGGGTGACGATCGGCGGCGGCGACGTGACGCGCGAATTCGTGACCCGCATCGAACATGCCGAGCCGGAGGCGACTTCCAACCAGGTCGTCCGCTCCGTCCATTGGGGGCGGGCGATCGGCAATTTCCTCGGCCGGATCGATGTCGTGCGCGATGCGCAGAAGACCGACGCCGCACAGGATTTCAAAGGCCTGTTGCTGGAAAAGGGCGCCACGGCCAATGCCAAGCCAGAGCTGGAAATCTATGCCGACGATGTGAAATGCGCCCATGGTGCCGCCATCGGCCAGCTTGATGAACAGGCGCGCTTCTACATGGCCGCGCGCGGCCTGACGCCGGAGACGGCGCGCAAGCTGCTGATCCGCGCTTTCGTGGCTGATGCTTTCACCGCGCTGGAGGATGAAGCCGCGCAGGAACAGATGCTGGAGGCTGCCCTGGCCCCGTTGGGGGAGGCGCTGTGA
- a CDS encoding endonuclease domain-containing protein, producing the protein MTDRKTLQLRDPSESDAPPAIKKRGRGWEISEKRLDALHERAREMRRDSSPAHQALAERFAKADLGRHTFKRYAVVGSAIVDFNCHSLGMAIAIDEDMGDAPEPEAIARRRDKSLEAVGIRVMRIKASDILENMDAVLQRITAGMRQRIADKQDARREHQRQSTPRPRR; encoded by the coding sequence ATGACCGACCGCAAGACCCTCCAGCTCCGCGATCCTTCGGAAAGCGATGCGCCGCCCGCCATCAAGAAGAGGGGCCGCGGCTGGGAAATCTCGGAGAAGCGGCTCGATGCGCTGCATGAACGCGCGCGGGAAATGCGGCGGGATTCCTCGCCCGCGCATCAGGCGCTGGCGGAGCGGTTCGCCAAGGCGGATCTCGGCCGTCACACGTTCAAGCGCTATGCCGTGGTCGGCTCTGCCATCGTTGATTTCAATTGCCATTCGCTGGGCATGGCTATCGCGATTGACGAGGATATGGGCGATGCCCCCGAACCGGAAGCGATCGCCCGCCGCCGCGACAAGAGCCTGGAGGCTGTCGGCATCCGGGTGATGCGGATCAAGGCCAGCGATATTCTGGAGAACATGGACGCCGTTCTCCAGCGGATTACCGCCGGTATGCGCCAGCGCATTGCCGACAAGCAGGACGCCCGCCGCGAACACCAGCGCCAGAGCACGCCGAGGCCGCGCCGCTGA
- the sufC gene encoding Fe-S cluster assembly ATPase SufC, whose translation MLKIENLHAEVDGNKILNGLSLEVGAGEVHAIMGPNGAGKSTLAYVLGGRPGYEITEGSVTFAGQDLLGLEPHERAAAGMFLGFQYPVEIPGVSNVQFLREALNSQRRARGEEPLSGGDFLKLAKEKAGLLRMDMEMLKRNVNVGFSGGEKKRAEMVQMGILDPKFAVLDETDSGLDIDALRIVGEGINAIMRQPDKGVLLITHYQRLLDYVKPDKVHVLAKGRIVKSGGADLALELEREGYETVAA comes from the coding sequence ATGCTGAAAATCGAAAATCTCCATGCCGAAGTGGACGGCAACAAGATCCTCAACGGTCTCTCGCTCGAAGTGGGTGCGGGGGAAGTTCATGCGATCATGGGCCCCAATGGCGCGGGCAAATCGACCCTCGCCTATGTGCTGGGCGGGCGCCCCGGTTACGAGATTACCGAAGGATCGGTGACATTCGCCGGGCAGGACCTTCTCGGTCTGGAACCGCATGAACGCGCCGCTGCCGGAATGTTCCTCGGCTTCCAGTATCCGGTCGAGATTCCGGGCGTTTCCAATGTGCAATTCCTGCGCGAAGCGCTCAATTCGCAGCGTCGGGCGCGCGGGGAAGAGCCGCTTTCGGGCGGCGATTTCCTGAAACTGGCCAAGGAAAAGGCCGGGCTGCTGCGCATGGACATGGAAATGCTGAAGCGGAACGTGAATGTCGGCTTTTCCGGTGGCGAGAAGAAGCGCGCGGAAATGGTCCAGATGGGCATTCTCGATCCCAAATTCGCCGTGCTGGATGAAACCGATAGCGGGCTGGATATCGACGCGCTGCGGATCGTGGGCGAAGGCATCAATGCGATCATGCGCCAGCCGGACAAGGGCGTGCTGCTGATCACCCATTACCAGCGCCTGCTCGACTATGTGAAACCGGACAAGGTGCATGTCCTGGCGAAGGGCCGCATCGTCAAGAGCGGCGGGGCCGATCTCGCGCTCGAACTGGAACGCGAAGGCTACGAAACGGTGGCTGCATGA
- a CDS encoding aminotransferase class V-fold PLP-dependent enzyme has protein sequence MNDAATISRKAEFPGLLTGEGKPWHYLDTAATAQKPQVVIDAVTRAIGADYATVHRGVYSRSAEMTLGYEAARRRVAEFVGGAEDEIVFTRGATEAINLVAQSWGLTQLESSDRILISELEHHSNIVPWQLLRDRIGFAIDVCPLTDDGLIDLDAAERMLTKDHKLVAFAHVSNVLGSVLDVRRAADMAHAVGAKLLLDGCQAVPRLPVDVAVLGCDFYAFSGHKLYGPTGIGALWARREILDAMPPWQGGGAMIDRVTFEKTSYAPPPQRFEAGTPAIVETLGLAVACDYVSSIGLDAIHAHEARLVAQLREELRGMNDVTLFGPEESAGIVSFAMDGVHPHDLGTILDEEGVAIRAGHHCAQPLMDRLGVPATARASFGIYSDEDDVAALLRGIERTKRIFG, from the coding sequence GTGAACGACGCCGCCACCATATCCCGCAAGGCGGAGTTCCCCGGCCTGCTGACCGGCGAGGGCAAGCCCTGGCATTATCTCGATACCGCCGCCACCGCGCAGAAGCCGCAAGTGGTGATTGACGCGGTAACGCGGGCCATCGGCGCGGATTATGCCACGGTGCATCGCGGGGTCTATTCGCGCTCTGCTGAAATGACGCTGGGCTATGAAGCGGCGCGGCGACGCGTGGCCGAATTTGTCGGCGGTGCGGAGGACGAGATCGTCTTCACCCGCGGCGCGACCGAAGCGATCAACCTGGTGGCGCAAAGCTGGGGCTTGACCCAGCTTGAGAGTTCGGACCGGATCCTGATTTCCGAACTTGAACACCACTCCAACATCGTGCCCTGGCAATTGTTGCGGGATCGGATCGGCTTCGCCATCGATGTCTGCCCGCTGACCGACGACGGCCTGATCGATCTGGACGCGGCGGAGCGGATGCTGACGAAGGACCACAAATTGGTGGCCTTCGCCCATGTCTCCAATGTGCTGGGTTCGGTGCTGGATGTGCGCCGGGCGGCGGATATGGCCCATGCGGTCGGCGCGAAGCTGTTGCTCGACGGGTGCCAGGCCGTGCCGCGCCTGCCGGTGGATGTTGCCGTGCTGGGTTGCGATTTCTACGCCTTTTCCGGGCACAAGCTGTATGGCCCAACCGGCATCGGTGCCTTGTGGGCGCGCCGCGAAATCCTTGACGCCATGCCGCCGTGGCAGGGTGGCGGCGCAATGATTGACCGCGTGACGTTTGAAAAGACCAGCTATGCCCCGCCGCCCCAGCGGTTCGAGGCGGGGACGCCGGCCATTGTCGAAACGCTCGGCCTCGCGGTTGCCTGCGATTACGTGTCCTCCATCGGGCTCGACGCCATTCACGCGCATGAGGCGCGGCTGGTCGCGCAATTGCGCGAGGAATTGCGGGGCATGAACGATGTGACATTGTTCGGCCCGGAAGAGAGCGCGGGAATCGTCAGTTTTGCGATGGACGGGGTTCACCCGCACGATCTGGGCACCATATTGGACGAGGAAGGCGTGGCGATCCGCGCCGGCCATCACTGCGCGCAGCCGCTCATGGATCGGCTGGGTGTGCCGGCAACGGCCCGCGCAAGTTTCGGCATTTACAGCGATGAAGACGATGTCGCCGCCCTGCTGCGCGGCATTGAGCGTACCAAGAGGATTTTCGGATGA